The following are from one region of the Arcobacter defluvii genome:
- a CDS encoding lipase family protein — protein MKYINFLLVIFLLTGCIKDIPTPSERKNSVLSLATTKNFDEIDISTSTFSLFSLQKPNINCQNKNLKVYIEGDGLAWLSRTIISKNPTPLDSTIIKLIFDDNSECKVYLARPCQYIDSNICNNSFWTNKRFSDEVIKSFDESLNILKTKYKNKNFTLIGHSGGGAVATILASKRNDVDLLITIAGNLDIEKWTTMHKISKLEGSLNPADFSKNLEHIKQYHLIGTKDKIIPKDIFLSYYSKFSKKDNIKYKYFDAEHNCCWEDPYKKILEELK, from the coding sequence ATGAAATATATAAATTTTTTATTAGTAATTTTTCTTTTAACAGGTTGTATAAAAGATATTCCAACACCAAGTGAAAGAAAAAATAGTGTTTTATCTCTTGCAACAACGAAAAATTTTGATGAAATTGATATTTCTACTTCAACTTTTTCTTTATTTTCTTTGCAAAAACCAAATATCAACTGTCAAAATAAAAATCTAAAAGTTTACATTGAAGGTGATGGTTTAGCTTGGTTATCAAGAACCATAATTTCAAAAAATCCTACACCTCTAGATTCAACAATTATAAAACTAATATTTGATGATAATAGTGAATGTAAAGTCTATCTTGCCCGACCTTGTCAATATATAGATTCAAATATATGTAATAATAGTTTTTGGACTAATAAAAGATTTTCAGATGAAGTAATAAAGAGTTTTGATGAAAGCTTAAATATATTAAAAACAAAATATAAAAATAAAAATTTCACTTTAATAGGTCATTCAGGAGGAGGTGCTGTTGCAACTATATTGGCTTCAAAAAGAAATGATGTAGATTTACTTATTACAATAGCTGGAAATTTAGATATAGAAAAATGGACTACAATGCATAAAATTTCTAAATTGGAAGGTTCTTTAAATCCAGCAGATTTTTCAAAAAATTTAGAACATATTAAACAATATCATTTAATTGGAACAAAAGATAAAATTATTCCTAAAGATATATTTTTATCTTATTATTCAAAATTTTCAAAAAAAGATAATATAAAGTATAAATATTTTGATGCTGAACATAATTGTTGTTGGGAAGATCCATATAAAAAAATATTAGAAGAATTAAAATAA
- a CDS encoding cytochrome-c peroxidase: MLKIICYIFPLVIYLFAKEPISPIPLNIKVNIEKADLGKELFFDTILSKNNTISCHTCHLLNQGGVDNLQFSVGIDGKLGNINAPTVLNSIFNFVQFWDGRAKNLHQQVFGPVTNPVEMDNNFENLITKLNKTDYKNKFESIYKDGITKNNIADAIAEYEKTLITPNAPFDRYLRGDKNAISDEVKQGYVLFKTQGCIACHHGINIGGNLYAKFGIVSELKSKSKGRYEVTKNELDEYYFKVPTLRNIELTAPYLHDGRIDNLEDTVKFMAHYQLGKSLNEDEVQKIVLFLKSLTGQLYNHE; this comes from the coding sequence TTGTTGAAAATAATTTGTTATATATTTCCCTTGGTAATTTATCTATTTGCTAAAGAACCAATATCTCCAATTCCTTTAAATATAAAGGTAAATATAGAAAAAGCAGATTTAGGAAAAGAACTTTTTTTTGATACTATTTTGTCTAAAAATAATACAATTTCTTGCCATACTTGTCATTTATTAAATCAAGGTGGAGTTGATAATCTACAGTTTTCCGTTGGCATTGATGGAAAATTAGGAAATATAAATGCACCTACCGTTTTAAACTCTATTTTTAACTTTGTACAATTTTGGGATGGAAGAGCTAAAAATCTTCATCAACAAGTATTTGGTCCAGTAACTAATCCTGTTGAGATGGATAATAACTTTGAAAATTTAATAACAAAGTTAAATAAAACTGATTATAAAAATAAATTTGAATCTATTTATAAAGATGGAATTACAAAAAATAATATTGCAGATGCAATAGCAGAATATGAAAAAACATTAATTACCCCAAATGCTCCTTTTGACAGATATTTAAGAGGGGATAAAAATGCAATTAGTGATGAAGTAAAACAAGGATATGTTTTATTTAAAACTCAAGGTTGTATTGCTTGTCATCATGGAATAAATATAGGCGGAAATTTATATGCGAAATTTGGAATTGTATCTGAACTTAAAAGTAAATCAAAAGGTAGATATGAAGTAACAAAAAATGAGTTAGATGAATATTATTTTAAAGTTCCAACTTTAAGAAATATTGAATTAACAGCACCTTATTTACACGATGGGCGAATAGATAATTTAGAGGATACTGTCAAGTTTATGGCTCATTATCAATTGGGCAAATCATTGAATGAAGATGAAGTTCAAAAGATAGTTCTATTTCTAAA